The following is a genomic window from Oncorhynchus keta strain PuntledgeMale-10-30-2019 unplaced genomic scaffold, Oket_V2 Un_contig_11282_pilon_pilon, whole genome shotgun sequence.
tcaggctgacccctgacccctagtctactacgaggtagtttagttcatcaggctgacccctgacccctagtctactactaggtagtttagttcatcaggctgacccctgacccctagtctactactAGGTAATatagttcatcaggctgacccctgacccctagtctactacgaggtagtttagttcatcagactgacccctgacccctagtctactactaggtagtttagttcatcaggctgacccctggTCTATGTCTAGGTAGTTTAGTTCATCaagctgacccctgacccctagtctactactaggtagtttagttcatcagactgacccctagtctactactaggtagtttagttcatcagactgacccctgacccctagtctactactaggtagtttagttcatcaggctgacccctggTCTATGTCTAGGTAGTTTAGTTCATCaagctgacccctgacccctagtctactactaggtagtttagttcatcagactgacccctagtctactactaggtagtttagttcatcaggctgacccctgacccctagtctactactaggtagtttagttcatcaggctgacccctgacccctagtctactactaggtagtttagttcatcagactgacccctagtctactactaggtagtttagttcatcagactgacccctagtctactactaggtagtttagttcatcagactgacccctagtctactactaggtagtttagttcatcagactgacccctgaccctagtctactactaggtagtttagttcatcaggctgaccctagtctactactaggtagtttagttcatcaggctgacccctgacccctagtctactactaggtagtttagttcatcaggctgacccctgacccctagtctactactaggtagtttagttcatcagactgacccctagtctactactaggtagtttagttcatcagactgacccctagtctactactaggtagtttagttcatcagactgaccctgaccctagtctactactaggtagtttagttcatcaggctgacccctgacccctagtctactactaggtagtttagttcatcaggctgacccctggCCCATTAGTCTCCTACTAGGTAAtatagttaatcaggctgacccctgacccctagtctactgctaggtagtttagttcatcaggctgacccctgacccctagtctactacgaggtagtttagttcatcagactgacccctgacccctagtctactactaggtagtttagttcatcaggctgacccctggTCTATGTCTAGGTAGTTTAGTTCATCaagctgacccctgacccctagtctactactaggtagtttagttcatcagactgacccctagtctactactaggtagtttagttcatcagactgacccctgacccctagtctactactaggtagtttagttcatcaggctgacccctggTCTATGTCTAGGTAGTTTAGTTCATCaagctgacccctgacccctagtctactactaggtagtttagttcatcaggctgacccctgacccctagtctactactaggtagtttagttcatcaggctgacccctgacccctagtctactactAGGTAAtatagttaatcaggctgacccctgaccctagTCTACTGCTAGGTAGTttagttcatcaggctgaccctgacccctagtctactacgaggtagtttagttcatcagactgacccctgacccctagtctactactaggtagtttagttcatcaggctgacccctggTCTATGTCTAGGTAGTTTAGTTCATCaagctgacccctgacccctagtctactactaggtagtttagttcatcagactgacccctagtctactactaggtagtttagttcatcagactgacccctgacccctagtctactactaggtagtttagttcatcaggctgacccctggTCTATGTCTAGGTAGTTTAGTTCATCaagctgacccctgacccctagtctactactaggtagtttagttcatcagactgacccctagtctactctTGAAGTTGTTGAGCGATGATGATGTTTTGGCGATGTGAAGATAGGAAATTCAGAGTATGTAACCTCTGTATCTTCTATGTGAGAAGCGGGAGTGGGAGGAGTGGTAGTGGGGAGGGTGAAGGTTATCACAGTGTCTTGTGTTGTATGCATGGATTTGGGAATTAACCtggaagaatccattgaagggtttaggtaggTTGTCTGGGAGGCATGTGTACTGGTAGATGAAGGTGCATGATTAAAGTGTATTCATGTTGTAGATGGACATCATATTGAGTTTCTTGGACAGAGGGGCAGACAAAGACAAGTAAGAGGAGGTGTCTAGTTTtggaaatgtattttgtgtgatGAGTAATTTGTTTTAAGTAGGAAGCATATGTACTGGCCCACacaatattataatatatacattaatacacaatattataatatatacattaatacacaatattataatatatacattaatatacaatattataatatatacattaatacacaatattataatatatacattaATATACAATATTAGGGTCATTGAGATAGGGGTCAATTAAACTATAGTATAGTGTCAGGAAGCAaaagcctgatgaaccaaacctTTAATCTTTCTGATGATACCAATTTAATTCATCACTTTGCTGCAGACAAAATTTGAAAGTGAATATGTTCTTTCCAGGACAACTTGTCATCAACTAGAACATGTGTTTCCTAACCcaggtcctccagtacccctgaCTGTACACAGTTTAGTTGTATCCCTGGACAAACACATctcattcaactcattgaggcttgatgattagttgaccagttgaatcaggtgtacttgtccagggttacaataaCAATGTGTTATGTTGGGGGTaatgttgggggtagtggaggaggaactgttggaggtactgttgggggtactggaggaggtactgttggaggtactggtggaggtactgttgggggtactggtggAGGTACTGTTGAGGGTACTGTTGGAggcactgttgggggtactgttgggggtactgttgggggtactggaggaggtactgttgagggtactgttggaggtactgttgggggtactggtggaggtactgttgggggtactggtggaggtactgttgggggtactgttggAGGTACTgtttggggtactggaggaggtactggaggaggtactgttgggggtactgttggAGGTATTGTTGGAGGTACTGGTggaggtactgttgggggtactgttggAGGTACTGTTGGGGTATTATTCGGGGTACTGTTAGAGATAATGTTGGTGGTACTGTTGAAGGTACTGTTGGGGGAACTGTTggaggtactgttgggggtactgttggaggtactgttgggggtactgttgggggtactgttggaggtactgttgggggtactgttggGGGAACTGTTGGAGGTACTGTTGgatgtactgttgggggtactgttggaggtactggtggaggtactgtaggggtactgttgggggtactgttggaggtactgttgggggtactgttgggggtactgttggaggtactgttgggggtactgttggGGGAACTGTTGGAGGTACTGTTGgatgtactgttgggggtactgttggaggtactggtggaggtactgttgggggtaATGTTGGGGGTATTGGTGGAGGTACTGTTGGAggtactgttggggttactgttgggggtactggggaggtactgttgggggtactggaggaggtacTGGTGGGGGTACTGTTggaggtactgttgggggtactgttgggggtactggtggGGGTACTGTTGGGGGCACTGGAggaggtactgttgggggtactggaggaggtacTGTTGAGGGTACTGGTGAGGGTACTGTTGGAGGTACTGTTGAGGGTACTGGTGGGGGTACTGTTGGAGGTACTGTTGAgggtactgttggggtactgttGGAGGTTCTGTTGGGGGTACTGTCGGTGGTACTGGAggaggtactgttgggggtactgtaGGGGTACTGGTGGAGGTACTTTTgggggtactgttgggggtactgttgggggtactgatgggggtactgttgggggtactggaggaggtactgttgggggtactggaggaggtactgttgagggtactggtggaggtactgttgggggtactggaggaggtactgttgggggtactggaggaggtactgttgggggtactggtgggggtactgttgggggtactggaggaggtactgttgggggtactggaggaggtacTGGTGGGGGTACTGTTggaggtactgttgggggtactttTGGGGGTACAGGTgggggtactgttgggggtactggaggaggtactgttgggggtactggaggaggtactgttgggggtactggaggaggtactgttgggggtactggtgggggtactgttgggggtactgttggggtactggtggaggtactgttggggtactggaggaggtactgttgggggtactgttggAGGAACTGTTGGAGGTACTGTTGGAGGAACTGTTGGAGGTACTGGTGGAGGAACTGTTggaggtactgttgggggtactgttggAGGAACTGTTggaggtactgttgggggtactgttggAGGAACTGTTGGAGGTACAGTTGGAGGAACTGTTGGAGGTACTGGTGGAGGAACTGTTGGAGGTACTGGTGGAGGAACTGTTGGAGGTACTGTTGGAGGAGTTTTTTCATTTAAAGATGATTCGTTTATCACTTGTTGACCAGTCCTgtttgcctcctctctctctctctctctctctctctctctctctctctctctctctctctctctcctgcaaaaaaaaaatatattcaaatgtgatcatctgttctctctgtaggtgGTGGTTTTAATTGATTAATAGTAGTTGTGTGTTTGATCGGTCGCAGCTCTGTAAACCCAAGACGTTATTTGTCAAGCTGTTCGGTTTAAAGAAGCTTGAATGCTTTTCCTATTATTTGTCATTTCCAACCTGTAATggtgtacatcccaaatggcaccctattccccacatagtgcactagttctgaccagggtgtcgtttgggacgaAGAGGGGTCTTTTACACCACCTGTTCCTCAAAGCGAGGGAACCCACTTTCTGTCATATTACCTTTGACTCCTAACTAGTGTTCTCTAGTCTATAACCTTGATTCCTAACTAGTGTTCTCTAGTCTATAACCTTGACTAATAACTAGTGTTCTCTAGTCTAGAACCTTGACTACTAACTAGTGTTCTCTAGTCTATAACCTTGACTACTAACTAGTGTTCTCTAGTCTATAACCTTGATTACTAACTAGTGTTCTCTAGTCTAGACCCGTGACTACTAACTAGTGTTCTCTAGTCTATAACCTTGAATCCTAACTAGTGTTCTCTAGTCTATAACCTTGACTACTAACTAGTGTTCCCTAATCTATAACCTTGAATCCTAACTAGTGTTCCCTAATCTATAGCCTTGACTACTAACTAGTGTTCTCTAGTCTAGAACCTTGACTACCAACTAGTGTTCTCTATTATATAACCTTGATTACTAACTAGTGTTCTCTAGTCTATAACCTTTACTACTAACTAGTGTTCTCTAGTCTATAACCTTGATTACTAACTAGTGTTCTCTAGTCTAGAACCGTGACTACTAACTAGTGTTCTCTAGTCTATGACCTTGACTACTAACTAGTGTCCTCCAGTGTAGAACCTTGACTACTAACTAGTGTTCTCTACTTTATAACCTTGACTACTACCTAGTGTTCTCTAGACTAGAACCTTGACTACTTTCTAGTGTTCTCTAGTCTATGACCTTGACTACTAACTAGTGTCCTCCAGTGTAGAACCTTGACTACTAACTAGTGTTCTCTACTTTATAACCTTGACTACTAACTTGTGTTCTCTAGAATCTAACTGTGACTGCTAACTAGTGTTCTCTAGTCTATAACCTTGACTAATAACTAGTGTTCTCTATTTTCTAACCGTGACTACTAACTTGTGTTCTCTAGAATCTAACTGTGACTACTAACTAGTGTTCTCTAGTCTATAACCTTGACTACTAACTAGTGTTCTCTAGTCTATAACCTTGACTAATAACTAGTGTTCTCTATTTTCTAACCTTGACTACTAACTTGTGTTCTCTAGAATCTAACTGTGACTACTAACTAGTGTTCTCTAGTCTATAACCTTGACTACTAACTAGTGTTCTCTAGTCTATAACCTTGACTAATAACTAGTGTTCTCTATTTTCTAACCTTGACTACTATCTCGTGTTCTCTAGAATCTAACTGTGACTACTACCTTGTGTTCTCTAGTCTAGAACCTTTACAACTTACTAGTGTTATCTGGACTATAACCTTGACTACTAACTAGTGTTCTCTAGTCTATAACCTTGATTACTAACTAGTGTTCTCTAGTCTATAACCTTGATTACTAACTAGTGTTCTCTAGTCTATAACCTTGACTACTAACTAGTGTTCTCTAGTCTAGAACCTTGACTACCAACTAGTGTTCTCTAGTCTATAACCTTGACTCCTAACTAGTGTTCTCTAGTCTATAACCTTGACTACTAACTAGTGTTCTCTAGTCTATAACCTTGATTACTAACTAGTGTTCTCTAGTCTAGAACCGTGACTACTAACTAGTGTTCTCTAGTCTATAACCTTGACTACTAACTAGTGTTCTCTAGTCTAGAACCTTGACAACTAACTACTGTTCTCTAGTCTATAACCTTGACTACTATCTAGTGTTCTCTAGACTGTAACCTTGACTACTAACTAGTGTTCTCTAGACTAGAACCTTGACTACTTTCTAGTGTTCTCTAGTCTGTAACCTTGACTACTACCTAGTGTTCTCTAGACTAGAACCTTGACTACTTTCTAGTGTTCTCTAGTCTATGACCTTGACTACTAACTAGTGTTCTCTAGACTAGAACCTTGACTACTTTCTAGTGTTCTCTAGTCTGTAACCTTGACTACTACCTAGTGTTCTCTAGACTAGAACCTTGACTATTAACTAGTGTTCTCTAGTCTATAACCTTGACTACTAACTAGTGTTCTCTACTTTATAACCTTGACTACTAACTTGTGTTCTCTAGAATCTAACTGTGACTGCTAACTAGTGTTCTCTAGTCTATAACCTTGACTAATAACTAGTGTTCTCTATTTTCTAACCGTGACTACTAACTTGTGTTCTCTAGAATCTAACTGTGACTACTAACTAGTGTTCTCTAGTCTATAACCTTGACTACTAACTAGTGTTCTCTAGTCTATAACCTTGACTAATAACTAGTGTTCTCTATTTTCTAACCTTGACTACTAACTTGTGTTCTCTAGAATCTAACTGTGACTACTAACTAGTGTTCTCTAGTCTATAACCTTGACTACTAACTAGTGTTCTCTAGTCTATAACCTTGACTAATAACTAGTGTTCTCT
Proteins encoded in this region:
- the LOC127917313 gene encoding putative protein TPRXL, with product MYLKSQFLKLVSRCPVRVLGTSNSSSTSTSNSSSTSTSNSSSNCTSNSSSNSTPNSTSNSSSNSTPNSTSNSSSTSTSNSSSNSTSNSSSNSTPNIPLQYPQQYLLQYHRQYPQQNLQQYPNSTLNSTSNSTPTSTLNSTSNSTLTSTLNSTSSSTPNSTSSSAPNSTPTSTPNSTPNSTSNSTPTSTSSSTPNNPRKF